The Pelodiscus sinensis isolate JC-2024 chromosome 5, ASM4963464v1, whole genome shotgun sequence genome includes a region encoding these proteins:
- the LOC102452131 gene encoding sulfotransferase 1 family member D1-like: protein MDQNKSVLRRKLEKLHGIPLYWGIVEEWAQVESFQARPDDLLIASFPKSGTTWVSEIVDMIYNNGDAEKCKRDAIYVRVPFMELIVPGIKNGVAQLADMPSPRLVKTHLPVQLLPASFWENNCKMIYMARNAKDVVVSYYYFYQMAKIHPEPGTWDEFLEKFVAGEVVFGSWHDHVKGWWEKRKDKPILYLFYEDMKEDPKREIQKVLQFLGKDLEEEVLNKILLHTSFQEMQKNPAANYKMVSNGFMDHSVSPFMRKGIVGDWKNHFTMAQNEAFDCDYEEKMKGSTLRFRMEI from the exons ATGGAtcaaaacaaaagtgttttaaggAGGAAATTAGAAAAACTCCATGGTATTCCCTTATACTGGGGCATTGTGGAAGAATGGGCCCAGGTGGAATCATTCCAGGCCAGGCCAGATGACCTTCTCATTGCCAGCTTTCCGAAATCAG GCACAACCTGGGTCAGTGAAATTGTGGACATGATCTATAACAACGGCGATGCGGAGAAGTGTAAGCGGGATGCGATTTACGTTCGGGTCCCTTTCATGGAGCTGATTGTCCCTGGAATCAAAAATG GAGTAGCACAACTGGCTGACATGCCCTCTCCCCGGTTAGTAAAGACCCATCTTCCTGTTCAACTCCTTCCTGCCTCCTTCTGGGAAAACAACTGCAAG ATGATCTACATGGCCCGAAATGCCAAGGATGTGGTTGTCTCTTATTACTATTTCTATCAAATGGCAAAGATTCATCCAGAACCTGGCACCTGGGATGAGTTCCTGGAGAAGTTTGTGGCAGGGGAAG TTGTGTTTGGATCTTGGCACGATCACGTGAAAGGCtggtgggagaagagaaaggacaAGCCCATTCTGTACTTGTTCTACGAGGACatgaaagag GATCCTAAACGTGAAATACAAAAGGTGTTACAGTTTCTGGGCAAGGACCTGGAGGAAGAGGTGTTGAATAAAATCCTTCTtcacacctcattccaggagatgCAGAAGAACCCCGCTGCCAATTATAAGATGGTATCAAACGGTTTTATGGACCACAGTGTGTCTCCCTTCATGAGAAAAG GTATTGTAGGTGACTGGAAGAATCACTTCACCATGGCCCAGAATGAGGCATTTGACTGTGACTATGAAGAGAAGATGAAGGGGTCGACACTGCGTTTCCGAATGGAGATCTGA